In the genome of Hymenobacter sp. DG25B, one region contains:
- a CDS encoding heavy metal-binding domain-containing protein yields the protein MKMIRPFLAAVALLAAAPLAHAQHAEMAAGETHAHVAPHGGVVRSASPYHLELVAQPTELAFYLLGAKMSAVPNKGMSGSVLVQLSTNATVTVPLALAGDDHLTARLPAGAKVRTAIVTLNTADGKALTVRFDKLDEAHAHKAVGAAFTCPMHPEVAAAEPGKCPKCGMALVKKS from the coding sequence ATGAAAATGATTCGCCCCTTCCTCGCCGCCGTGGCCCTGCTGGCCGCCGCGCCCCTCGCCCACGCCCAGCACGCTGAAATGGCGGCGGGCGAAACCCACGCCCACGTGGCCCCCCACGGCGGCGTGGTGCGCTCGGCCAGCCCCTACCACCTGGAGCTGGTGGCCCAACCTACCGAACTGGCTTTCTACCTGCTGGGAGCCAAGATGAGCGCCGTGCCCAACAAGGGCATGAGCGGCTCGGTGCTGGTGCAGCTGAGCACCAACGCCACCGTGACCGTGCCGCTGGCCCTGGCCGGCGATGACCACCTCACGGCCAGGCTACCCGCCGGGGCCAAGGTGCGCACCGCCATCGTGACGCTGAACACGGCCGACGGCAAAGCCCTGACCGTGCGCTTCGACAAGCTGGACGAGGCCCACGCCCACAAAGCCGTGGGCGCGGCCTTCACTTGCCCCATGCACCCGGAAGTGGCCGCCGCCGAGCCGGGCAAATGCCCGAAGTGCGGCATGGCGCTGGTCAAAAAATCCTAG
- a CDS encoding TolC family protein — protein MNNLPIHRRRPGLVLLLLLLVLLAGPAGAQQVVVRLDSAEQQALRRHPRLRQSAEEIAEQRALKRGSFSPTNPDFLFSAPTGERWAPGVVQTIDFLTVYRRQAQVAQAGITLAERGLDVNRATVRRDVRQAYLSLQFAEAQVRQLTYQDSLFRALQVATDRLFKAGEVTALQRVSTEAEARQVRNQLDQALVDQRSAQRRLGLLLGQPEANLTADTDLRQTGPELARAGAELLGTLPTQDSAAVALSPTLAYYGQNVALSQSGISLVRARRTPALTLGYQNQAYGDSPYRYRFQFGVSVPIWFWTYRSQLQAATARSKAAQAQLQVQRLDLGTQYQQAVADTRKFAASLTYYEQTGLPQSRAIISQSQRLFKAGEISYLVLIQSLNQAFTIQNTYLTTIRDYRQAIVALNYLRGQ, from the coding sequence ATGAACAATCTTCCCATTCATCGCCGTCGGCCCGGGCTGGTGCTCTTGCTACTGTTGCTGGTGCTGCTGGCCGGACCGGCGGGGGCGCAGCAGGTCGTGGTGCGCCTCGACAGCGCCGAGCAGCAGGCCCTGCGCCGGCATCCGCGCCTGCGCCAGTCGGCCGAGGAAATCGCGGAGCAGCGCGCCCTGAAGCGCGGCAGCTTTTCGCCCACCAACCCGGACTTTCTGTTCTCCGCGCCCACAGGCGAGCGGTGGGCCCCGGGCGTGGTGCAAACCATCGACTTTCTCACGGTGTACCGCCGGCAGGCCCAGGTCGCGCAGGCCGGCATCACCCTGGCCGAGCGGGGCCTGGACGTGAACCGGGCCACCGTGCGCCGCGACGTGCGCCAGGCCTACCTGAGCCTGCAGTTTGCCGAAGCGCAGGTGCGCCAGCTCACCTACCAGGACAGCCTGTTTCGGGCGCTGCAAGTGGCCACCGACCGCCTGTTCAAGGCCGGCGAGGTAACGGCCTTGCAGCGCGTGAGCACCGAGGCCGAAGCCCGGCAAGTGCGCAACCAGCTCGACCAGGCCCTGGTGGACCAGCGCTCGGCGCAGCGGCGGCTGGGCCTGCTGCTCGGGCAGCCGGAAGCCAACCTCACGGCCGATACTGACCTGCGCCAGACCGGCCCCGAGCTGGCCCGCGCCGGCGCGGAGCTGCTGGGCACGCTGCCCACGCAGGATAGCGCCGCCGTGGCCCTGAGCCCCACACTGGCCTACTACGGCCAGAACGTGGCGTTGAGCCAGTCGGGCATCAGCCTGGTGCGGGCGCGGCGCACCCCGGCCCTGACGCTGGGCTATCAGAATCAGGCCTACGGCGACTCGCCCTACCGCTACCGCTTCCAGTTCGGGGTGTCGGTGCCCATCTGGTTCTGGACCTACCGCTCCCAGCTGCAAGCCGCCACGGCGCGCAGCAAGGCCGCGCAGGCCCAGCTGCAGGTGCAGCGCCTCGACCTGGGCACCCAGTACCAGCAGGCGGTGGCCGACACGCGCAAGTTTGCCGCCTCGCTCACCTACTACGAGCAGACGGGCCTGCCCCAGTCGCGGGCCATCATCAGCCAGTCGCAGCGCCTGTTCAAGGCCGGCGAAATCAGCTACCTCGTGCTGATACAGAGCCTGAACCAGGCCTTCACCATTCAGAATACCTACCTGACCACCATCCGGGACTACCGTCAGGCCATCGTTGCACTTAACTACCTGCGGGGACAATAA
- a CDS encoding efflux RND transporter periplasmic adaptor subunit, whose amino-acid sequence MFTLAVGQQVTQGDELFRVLNPGKLRVEAQVFAQDLDKIPAGAQFQVEGLQGQTGSAPARLVVFSNVVNPVNQARQLVLELDPTGTNLFRAGQAVNVQVLGRSGGGKKQLVVPTSALTDLNGKPVVFVHTDPETFKIRYVQPGSANGEQTVLLAGDVNENDRVVSVGTYQLKSIYLNQ is encoded by the coding sequence GTGTTTACCCTCGCCGTGGGCCAGCAGGTGACGCAGGGCGACGAACTATTTCGGGTGCTCAACCCCGGCAAGCTGCGCGTCGAAGCCCAGGTGTTCGCCCAGGACTTGGACAAGATTCCGGCCGGAGCCCAGTTTCAGGTGGAAGGCCTGCAAGGTCAAACCGGCAGCGCCCCGGCCCGGCTGGTGGTGTTCAGCAACGTGGTGAACCCGGTGAACCAGGCCCGCCAGCTGGTGCTCGAACTCGACCCCACCGGCACTAACCTGTTTCGCGCCGGCCAGGCCGTGAACGTGCAGGTGCTGGGCCGCAGCGGCGGCGGCAAAAAGCAGCTGGTGGTGCCTACTTCGGCCCTGACCGACCTGAACGGCAAGCCCGTGGTCTTCGTGCACACCGACCCGGAAACCTTCAAAATCCGCTACGTGCAGCCCGGCTCCGCCAACGGCGAGCAGACGGTGCTGCTGGCCGGCGACGTGAACGAAAACGACCGGGTGGTGAGTGTGGGCACCTACCAGCTCAAGTCCATCTACCTGAACCAGTAA
- a CDS encoding DUF305 domain-containing protein, producing the protein MKKSAFLLAALCSGTLLLGSCNSDKSADATATATTSATADTTAAAGDMAGMDHSKMADGAAGTSPLVASMNEMMAKMDAMKPKGNTDHDFAHMMLEHHKGAIAMADIELRDGKDATMRQLAEKIKADQQKEIGELEPIAERLDSAPTNYKPQDPADPFTAQMKTSMDHMMKNMPATVADPDMNFNMLMTVHHQSAMDMAEAELAHGKDTKLKEMAQMMIDAQKKEIEQFKAWHAKNAGKMQSAGAAYVCPMNDGGQSNAPGKCPKCGMDLEKKA; encoded by the coding sequence ATGAAAAAGTCCGCGTTTTTACTCGCCGCCCTCTGTTCGGGTACCTTGCTGCTGGGCAGCTGCAACTCCGATAAGTCGGCCGACGCCACGGCCACTGCAACGACTTCGGCCACGGCCGATACCACCGCCGCGGCCGGCGACATGGCCGGCATGGACCACTCGAAAATGGCGGACGGTGCCGCCGGCACTTCGCCCCTGGTGGCGTCGATGAACGAGATGATGGCCAAGATGGACGCCATGAAGCCCAAGGGCAACACCGACCACGACTTTGCCCACATGATGCTGGAGCACCACAAGGGGGCTATTGCCATGGCCGACATCGAGCTGCGCGACGGCAAGGATGCCACCATGCGCCAGCTGGCCGAGAAAATCAAGGCCGACCAGCAGAAGGAAATCGGTGAGTTGGAGCCCATTGCCGAGCGCCTCGACTCGGCCCCGACCAACTACAAGCCGCAGGACCCGGCCGACCCCTTCACGGCCCAGATGAAGACGTCGATGGACCATATGATGAAAAATATGCCCGCGACGGTGGCCGACCCGGACATGAACTTCAACATGCTCATGACCGTGCACCACCAGAGTGCAATGGACATGGCCGAAGCCGAGCTGGCTCACGGCAAGGACACCAAGCTCAAGGAGATGGCGCAAATGATGATTGACGCCCAGAAAAAGGAGATTGAGCAATTCAAAGCCTGGCACGCCAAAAACGCCGGCAAAATGCAGTCGGCCGGCGCGGCCTACGTGTGCCCGATGAATGACGGCGGCCAGAGCAATGCCCCCGGCAAGTGCCCGAAATGCGGCATGGACCTGGAGAAAAAAGCGTAG
- a CDS encoding helix-turn-helix transcriptional regulator produces the protein MPDDAGCVLYIKHMVCARGIRVVRRELEGLGLRVLDVRLGAATVAGPAEQLDWARIREALTTAGFALLESPAQALVDQVKLAVAGLLRRSGNTLRHREFIPALAREVGLDSRRLHAAFAQLPGHESLISYITRQRLAYAQELLQTSRLDIGRIARQLGYGSLAHFSGQFRRFAQCSPSVYRQQVVLAQNID, from the coding sequence ATGCCCGACGATGCCGGCTGTGTGCTTTACATCAAGCACATGGTCTGCGCGCGCGGTATTCGGGTGGTGCGGCGGGAGTTGGAAGGCCTGGGCCTGCGGGTGCTCGACGTGCGGCTGGGCGCGGCGACGGTAGCGGGCCCGGCCGAGCAGCTGGACTGGGCGCGTATTCGTGAGGCCCTGACTACGGCGGGCTTTGCCCTGTTAGAAAGCCCCGCGCAGGCACTGGTTGACCAGGTGAAGCTGGCCGTGGCCGGGCTGCTGCGGCGCTCCGGCAACACGCTGCGGCACCGCGAGTTCATTCCCGCCTTGGCCCGGGAGGTGGGTCTGGACAGCCGCCGCCTGCACGCGGCCTTCGCCCAGTTGCCTGGCCACGAAAGCCTCATCAGCTACATCACCCGCCAGCGGCTGGCCTACGCGCAGGAATTGCTGCAGACTTCCCGTCTCGACATCGGGCGCATTGCCCGGCAGCTGGGCTACGGCAGTTTGGCGCACTTTTCCGGGCAGTTCCGACGGTTTGCGCAGTGCTCGCCCTCCGTCTATCGCCAACAGGTAGTTTTGGCACAGAACATTGATTAG
- a CDS encoding heavy metal-binding domain-containing protein, whose amino-acid sequence MNRFLVPLLAAASVFTVASCSSDSSSSSATNTVTTPTGTAPDSTAAHAGGHTYACPMHPEVTSTKPGEKCPKCGMELVHNDQVSNGKSYQMQFEPKPMQLVAGQPATLTYTPQEIGNEKAPVPLAVVHEKKIHLIIVRKDLSVFDHEHPEFTADGNYKVPFTFPKGGDYVLFQDYTPDGSGHQLGRQVVSVQGPKYTPVKFSKDQMQWSKDGYQATLAFDKELKVGQLLGMKITLSKNGQPVTDLDKYLGALGHVVVISEDTERYLHVHPNEQADKGPVIGFNTNFEKPGLYRVFLQFNHGGQIHTSDFTINVKA is encoded by the coding sequence ATGAACCGTTTCCTTGTTCCGCTGCTGGCCGCTGCCAGCGTTTTCACTGTTGCCAGCTGCTCCTCAGATTCGTCCAGCAGCAGCGCCACCAACACCGTTACCACGCCCACCGGCACCGCCCCCGACAGTACGGCCGCGCACGCCGGGGGCCATACCTACGCCTGCCCTATGCACCCGGAGGTGACCAGCACCAAGCCCGGCGAGAAGTGCCCCAAGTGCGGCATGGAGCTGGTCCACAACGACCAGGTGAGCAACGGCAAGAGCTACCAGATGCAGTTCGAGCCCAAGCCCATGCAGCTGGTGGCCGGCCAGCCCGCCACGCTCACCTACACCCCGCAGGAAATCGGCAACGAGAAAGCGCCGGTGCCGCTGGCGGTGGTGCATGAGAAGAAAATCCACCTCATCATCGTCCGCAAGGACCTGTCGGTGTTCGACCACGAGCACCCCGAGTTCACGGCCGATGGCAACTACAAAGTCCCGTTCACCTTCCCCAAAGGCGGTGATTACGTGCTGTTTCAGGACTACACGCCCGATGGCAGCGGCCATCAGCTCGGCCGCCAGGTAGTGAGCGTGCAGGGCCCCAAGTACACGCCCGTCAAGTTCAGCAAGGACCAGATGCAGTGGAGCAAGGATGGCTACCAGGCCACCCTCGCCTTTGACAAGGAGCTGAAAGTTGGGCAGCTGCTGGGCATGAAAATCACGCTCAGCAAGAATGGTCAGCCGGTGACGGACCTCGACAAGTACCTCGGGGCGCTGGGCCACGTGGTGGTCATCAGCGAGGACACCGAGCGCTACCTGCACGTGCACCCCAACGAACAGGCCGACAAGGGCCCGGTCATCGGCTTCAACACCAACTTCGAAAAGCCCGGCCTGTACCGTGTGTTCCTGCAATTCAACCACGGCGGGCAGATTCACACCAGTGACTTCACCATCAACGTGAAGGCCTAG
- a CDS encoding biotin/lipoyl-binding protein, which produces MKTTHKFLAATAALGLAFSVLLPPPAALLAHPGHDEAAKPSSESALTDAVALPKESQFLFGVRTALAGYSDTYNRLTLYGTVASAAGGEGRVVVPQTGRVVSLSAKVGQPVRAGQVLAVIDQTLDATQQIGLSTERANAQAELRAAQQDYARLQTIADIAARKDVVAAELRLRQARQNAAFSTGRPATAASRLPRPSAARWTCLPSPWASR; this is translated from the coding sequence ATGAAAACCACGCATAAGTTTCTCGCTGCCACGGCTGCCCTTGGGCTGGCCTTTTCCGTGCTGCTGCCCCCGCCCGCTGCCTTGCTGGCGCACCCCGGGCACGACGAAGCAGCTAAGCCCAGCTCCGAGTCCGCCCTGACCGATGCCGTGGCGTTGCCCAAGGAAAGCCAGTTCCTGTTCGGGGTGCGCACGGCCCTGGCCGGCTACTCCGATACCTATAACCGGCTGACGCTCTACGGTACCGTGGCCTCGGCCGCCGGGGGCGAAGGGCGCGTGGTGGTGCCCCAGACCGGGCGCGTTGTGAGCCTGTCGGCCAAGGTAGGCCAGCCGGTGCGCGCCGGGCAGGTGCTGGCCGTCATCGACCAGACCCTGGACGCGACCCAGCAAATCGGCCTCAGCACCGAGCGAGCCAACGCCCAGGCCGAACTGCGGGCCGCCCAGCAGGACTACGCCCGCCTGCAAACCATCGCCGACATCGCGGCCCGCAAGGACGTGGTGGCCGCCGAGCTGCGCCTACGCCAGGCCCGCCAGAACGCGGCATTCTCAACGGGCAGGCCAGCAACCGCCGCGTCACGATTACCTCGCCCATCAGCGGCACGGTGGACGTGTTTACCCTCGCCGTGGGCCAGCAGGTGA